The following proteins are co-located in the Solanum pennellii chromosome 1, SPENNV200 genome:
- the LOC107018848 gene encoding uncharacterized protein LOC107018848 yields MIDDHRGWNDMLPYALLVYRTTVRTSTGPTPYLLVYGIEAVIPAEVEIPSLRIIQEAELSNAEWVSKRIDQLTLIDEKRMVVIFHGQLYRQSMIHAFHKRMRARIFEVGQLVLKHIFPHQDEYKGKFAPN; encoded by the coding sequence ATGATTGATGATCACCGAGGTTGGAATGACATGTTGCCATATGCTTTATTGGTTTATCGAACGACTGTCAGAACGTCGACTGGACCTACTCCGTACCTATTAGTATATGGAATAGAAGCAGTCATACCTGCGGAAGTTGAAATACCGTctttgagaatcatccaagaagctgagCTAAGTAATGCTGAATGGGTCAGCAAGCGGATTGATCAACtaactttgattgatgagaagagaatggttgtcATCTTTCATGGTCAGTTGTATAGACAGAGTATGATTCATGCCTTTCACAAGAGAATGAGAGCCAGAATTTTCGAAGTCGGTCAGTTGGTTCTTAAGcatatttttcctcatcaagacgagTACAAAGGAAAGTTTGCACCAAACTAA